A region of the Pseudarthrobacter phenanthrenivorans Sphe3 genome:
CCCAGCGCTTCAACACCCGGTTTGGTCCCACGTTTACCGTCCCCGAGGCGACCATCGTCAAGGAAAGCGCCAAGATCTACGACCTGCAGAACCCCAGCGCCAAGATGTCCAAGACGGGCGAATCGCCCAACGGCGCCATCCAGCTGCTTGAGGATCCCAAGATCGCGGCCAAGCGCATCAAGTCCGCAGTGACCGACGCCGGCACGGAGATCCGGTTCGACGCCGAGGAGAAGCCCGGCGTTTCCAACCTGCTCACCATCTACTCCTCCCTCACGGGAAAATCGGTGGCTGAACTCGAGGCCGAATACCAGGGAAAGATGTACGGCCACCTCAAAGTGGATCTTGCAGAGGTGGTGGTGGATTTCGTGACACCCCTCCGCAACCGGACCAATGAGCTGATGGCCGATCCGGCGGAGCTGGACCGGCTGCTGGCCCACGGCGCCGAGCGCGCCCGTGAAATCGCCTCGGTCACGCTCGCACAGGTGTACGAGCGCATGGGCTTCCTGCCGTCCCTCAGCCTCGCCGGAGTCCGCTAGCGCCATGCGGTCCAGCGACGTCGCGGCAAGGCAGAGTTCCCGTTCCACCCACCGGGTGGGAGGGACGCCCGTGAACTCACAGGGAGGACCTGCGGGCCGCCGTGCCGAGGCCGTCACCCCGGTTTCCCGCCCGGAGGACATCAGCGTGGGCGTGATCCTTGGCTTTCCTCCCGGAATCGCGGAGGAACTGCAGCGTTGGCGGGCCTCCTTTGGCGACCCCCTGGCCGACATCGTTCCAGCCCACATCACCCTGGTGACCACCACCCCCACCCGCGACTGGGAGGCTACCCTGGAGCACGTCCGCGAGGTGGCCCGGCGGCAAAAGCCTTTCACTGTCACCATCGCAGGCACCGGAACGTTCCGCCCGGTGTCGCCGGTGGTCTTTATTAACGTGGAGGACGGGTTCGACCACTGCGTTGACCTGCACGAAAAACTCCAGCAGGGCCCCCTTCACCGCGAACTGCCGTTTGCCTACCACCCCCACGTCACCATTGCCCATGACGTGGCCCCGGAAAGCCTCGACGAAGCCGAAACGGTGCTGAGGAACTATAGGGCCACCTTCCCGGTGGTTAGCATGGGACTTTACGAGCATGATGCCGACGGCATCTGGCAGCTACGGGAAGAGCTGGACTTTGGGACCCAAACTGACAACGACGGCGGCAGCTGACTCCCGGAGTCCCTTGCGGGCGCAGGCCAGGCAGGCTGAGCAGCAGCCCCTTCCCACGGAGCATGCCCGCCTGAAGCTCGCGGTCATCCAGAAGCGGATGGACTGGAACAAGGCACGCAGGGCCGGTGCCGGTCCTGTACCCACCGTGATGGCGATGTTCCAGTGGCTGCTGGCCCGCCTGAATGCGCTGCGCCCCATGCGCGCCTTCAGGCACTACAACCTCCAGCACGGGCCGCTCATGTCCGCCGGCATCGGCTTCAACATGTTTTTCTCCATTACCGGTTTGCTCACCACCGGCTTCTCCATCGCCGGGCTCGTCCTGCGCAGCCAGCCGGCACTCCTGGACACGATCGTCAGCAGCGTGGCACAGAGTGCTCCCGGGCTGCTGAAGGTCAGCGGGGGAGAGGGGCTGGTGGATCCGCAGGACCTGCTGAACCCGGACGGCCTGGGTTGGACGGCAACCATTGCCGCGGCTGTGACGGTGTTTACGTCGCTGCGCTGGATCGCGGGGATGCGGGACGGGCTTCGGGGAGTCCTGGAGCTGCCTCCGCTGCTGGTCAACCCGGTCCTGCTGAAGCTCCGGGATGCAGGGACCTTGCTCCTGTTGGGTGTTGCCCTGGTCATCAGTGCAGGGGCTTCCCTGGTCTTCGGCACTGCTGCAGGCTGGGTTACGGATTTCCTGCGCCTGGACGAGGTCGTGGCGGGTCCGCTGACCACATCGGTCAAGATCGCGGTTCCGCTGGTCCTGAGCTGGGTTACGGCCGTCATCATGTTCCGGCTTGCCGGCAGCCTCAAGTTGTCCCGGAGGGCACTGCTGGAGGGCACCATCCTGGCGGCCCTGGGCACAAGTATCCTGCAGATCTTCAGCACAGAGCTGCTGGCGGGTGCGGGACGGAACCCCATCCTGGCACCCTTCGCCATCATCATCGGCCTGCTGATCTGGTTCAACCTGGTCAGCCAGGTGTACCTGATCGCGGCCGGCTGGTCGGCCGTGCGGGAAGCGGACCTGAAGGGCGGCG
Encoded here:
- the trpS gene encoding tryptophan--tRNA ligase; translated protein: MTSPTLPAAKKRILSGAKPTADSLHLGNYIGAVRNWVDMQAEYDAVFFIPDLHAITVDFDPAELAKRTRIVAAQYIAAGIDPDKSIFFVQSHVPEHAQLAWALNCITGFGEASRMTQFKDKTQKSGADAATLGLFAYPTLMAADILLYQTDLVPVGEDQRQHLELTRNLAQRFNTRFGPTFTVPEATIVKESAKIYDLQNPSAKMSKTGESPNGAIQLLEDPKIAAKRIKSAVTDAGTEIRFDAEEKPGVSNLLTIYSSLTGKSVAELEAEYQGKMYGHLKVDLAEVVVDFVTPLRNRTNELMADPAELDRLLAHGAERAREIASVTLAQVYERMGFLPSLSLAGVR
- a CDS encoding YihY/virulence factor BrkB family protein, whose product is MDWNKARRAGAGPVPTVMAMFQWLLARLNALRPMRAFRHYNLQHGPLMSAGIGFNMFFSITGLLTTGFSIAGLVLRSQPALLDTIVSSVAQSAPGLLKVSGGEGLVDPQDLLNPDGLGWTATIAAAVTVFTSLRWIAGMRDGLRGVLELPPLLVNPVLLKLRDAGTLLLLGVALVISAGASLVFGTAAGWVTDFLRLDEVVAGPLTTSVKIAVPLVLSWVTAVIMFRLAGSLKLSRRALLEGTILAALGTSILQIFSTELLAGAGRNPILAPFAIIIGLLIWFNLVSQVYLIAAGWSAVREADLKGGGPAHEKGTWGARQVQPGKVPVQPGRGPAYADPGTPATARRRGTGRPRQR
- a CDS encoding 2'-5' RNA ligase family protein; translated protein: MNSQGGPAGRRAEAVTPVSRPEDISVGVILGFPPGIAEELQRWRASFGDPLADIVPAHITLVTTTPTRDWEATLEHVREVARRQKPFTVTIAGTGTFRPVSPVVFINVEDGFDHCVDLHEKLQQGPLHRELPFAYHPHVTIAHDVAPESLDEAETVLRNYRATFPVVSMGLYEHDADGIWQLREELDFGTQTDNDGGS